The following proteins come from a genomic window of Proteinivorax hydrogeniformans:
- the rbfA gene encoding 30S ribosome-binding factor RbfA → MSQQRAIKLAEAIKIETNDIFQKRLKDPRVGFLTITSVDVTNDLRECTIYFTVYGTEQEKTDTLKGVEKAKGFIRSELGKRLKVRHVPELSFKFDHSLEYGNKIDKLLRDINDGK, encoded by the coding sequence ATGTCTCAACAAAGAGCGATAAAGCTTGCAGAGGCTATTAAGATTGAGACCAACGATATATTTCAAAAACGTTTAAAAGATCCACGAGTAGGTTTTTTAACCATTACAAGCGTAGATGTTACTAATGATCTGAGAGAATGTACAATTTATTTCACAGTTTATGGGACAGAGCAGGAAAAAACTGACACGCTCAAAGGAGTGGAAAAAGCCAAAGGCTTCATCAGATCAGAGCTAGGTAAACGTTTGAAAGTAAGACATGTGCCAGAGCTATCTTTTAAGTTTGATCATTCTTTAGAGTATGGAAATAAAATTGATAAGCTTCTTAGGGACATTAATGATGGCAAGTAA
- the infB gene encoding translation initiation factor IF-2 — translation MTKKYRVYEVAKDLSITSKELIEQLKGSKLEVSNHMSTLSEQEVEEVFNLFTNDKEDKSSEESPIEGNEQDLEKEEKKTKTKKKKNKKRSKKQNNKQQSQSTKDDQMNNKIILSNDSITVAELAEQIDVSSTDIIKKLMGLGVMASVNQSLDKDTVELVALEYGASVETKSEDDEQEDKLEFDDKAEDLKPRSPVVTVLGHVDHGKTTLLDSIRNTKVTTGEAGGITQHIGAYQVRVNDSKITFIDTPGHAAFTAMRARGAQVTDIAILVVAADDGVMPQTVEAINHAKAAGVPIIVAVNKIDRPNANVEKIKQELTNYNLVPEDWGGETVFAELSALKGEGIDNLLEMVTLVSEMQELKANPNALASGTVIESKLDKGRGPVATVLVRRGTLSVGDSIVSGTAFGKVRAMINDKGKQIKKAKPSTPVEILGLSEAPQAGENFRAMENDKNARNLAQQKLDKDKSDLMKNSSAVSLDDLFKSIQEGQIKDLNIIVKADVQGSSEAIKHSLEKLSDENVNVRVIHTGVGAITENDVMLASASSAIIIGFNVRPDSSAQKAAKKDGVDLRLYRIIYDAIEDVKKAMLGLLEPEFEEVFVGKAEVRQTFKASKIGTIAGSYILEGKMVKNYGVRLIRDGIVIYEGKLDTLKRFKDDVKEVSTGYECGILLENFNDVKDGDIVECFTEEEVKPV, via the coding sequence TTGAGCAATTGAAAGGTTCAAAATTAGAAGTGTCAAATCATATGAGCACTTTGTCGGAGCAAGAGGTTGAAGAAGTTTTTAACCTATTTACCAATGACAAAGAAGACAAGTCTTCGGAAGAAAGTCCTATAGAAGGTAACGAGCAGGACTTAGAAAAAGAAGAGAAAAAGACAAAAACAAAGAAGAAAAAGAACAAAAAAAGAAGCAAAAAACAAAATAATAAACAACAATCACAGTCAACAAAGGATGATCAAATGAATAATAAAATAATTTTATCAAATGATAGCATTACAGTAGCTGAGTTAGCAGAACAAATAGATGTAAGTTCTACAGACATAATAAAAAAGTTAATGGGCTTAGGTGTTATGGCCTCAGTAAACCAGTCTTTAGACAAAGATACAGTAGAGCTAGTTGCTCTAGAGTACGGAGCATCAGTTGAAACTAAGTCTGAAGATGATGAGCAAGAAGATAAGTTGGAATTTGATGATAAGGCTGAAGATTTAAAGCCACGTTCACCAGTAGTTACAGTACTAGGGCATGTTGACCATGGAAAGACAACCCTTCTTGACTCAATTAGAAATACAAAAGTTACTACAGGTGAAGCTGGTGGAATTACACAGCATATTGGTGCATATCAAGTAAGAGTTAATGATAGTAAAATAACTTTTATCGATACACCAGGCCATGCCGCTTTTACAGCGATGAGGGCAAGAGGAGCACAAGTTACAGATATTGCAATTTTGGTAGTAGCAGCGGATGATGGCGTCATGCCTCAAACTGTAGAGGCAATAAACCATGCAAAAGCAGCTGGGGTTCCTATCATAGTGGCTGTTAATAAGATTGATAGACCAAATGCCAATGTTGAAAAAATAAAGCAAGAGCTAACCAACTATAATTTAGTTCCTGAAGATTGGGGTGGCGAAACAGTATTTGCTGAGCTATCTGCGCTAAAAGGCGAAGGTATCGATAACTTGCTTGAAATGGTTACTTTAGTTTCTGAAATGCAGGAGCTAAAGGCAAATCCTAATGCATTAGCAAGTGGTACAGTTATTGAATCTAAGCTGGATAAGGGTAGAGGCCCCGTAGCTACAGTGCTAGTAAGAAGGGGAACATTATCTGTTGGTGATTCCATAGTTAGTGGAACTGCATTTGGTAAAGTGAGAGCTATGATTAATGATAAAGGCAAGCAAATAAAAAAGGCAAAGCCATCGACCCCTGTAGAAATCCTAGGCCTTTCAGAGGCACCGCAAGCCGGTGAAAATTTCAGAGCTATGGAAAATGATAAAAATGCTCGTAATCTAGCTCAGCAAAAACTTGATAAAGATAAAAGTGACCTTATGAAAAATAGCTCAGCAGTTTCTTTAGATGATTTATTTAAGTCTATCCAAGAAGGTCAAATTAAAGATCTAAATATAATCGTCAAAGCGGACGTACAAGGTTCGTCTGAAGCTATTAAACATTCTTTAGAAAAGCTTTCTGACGAAAATGTAAATGTTAGAGTAATACACACTGGAGTGGGCGCAATAACAGAAAATGATGTAATGTTAGCATCTGCTTCGTCGGCAATTATTATAGGGTTTAATGTTAGACCGGATTCTAGTGCTCAAAAGGCTGCCAAAAAAGATGGTGTTGACCTTAGATTATATAGAATAATCTATGATGCAATAGAAGATGTGAAAAAAGCAATGCTGGGTCTTTTAGAACCCGAGTTTGAAGAAGTGTTTGTAGGAAAAGCTGAAGTTAGGCAAACTTTTAAAGCATCAAAAATTGGAACCATAGCTGGAAGCTATATTCTTGAAGGTAAAATGGTTAAAAACTATGGTGTAAGATTAATAAGAGACGGCATTGTAATATATGAAGGAAAATTAGACACTCTTAAGCGTTTTAAAGATGACGTTAAGGAAGTAAGCACAGGTTACGAGTGCGGTATATTATTAGAGAACTTCAATGATGTCAAAGATGGAGATATTGTTGAATGTTTCACTGAAGAGGAAGTCAAACCAGTTTAA